One window from the genome of Cricetulus griseus strain 17A/GY chromosome 2, alternate assembly CriGri-PICRH-1.0, whole genome shotgun sequence encodes:
- the LOC100758579 gene encoding eukaryotic translation initiation factor 1A, translating into MPKNKGKGGKNRRRGKNENESEKRELVFKEDGQEYAQVIKMLGNGRLEAMCFDGVRRLCHIRGKLRKKVWINTSDIILIGLRDYQDNKADVILKYNADEARSLKAYGELPEHAKINETDTFGPGDDDEIQFDDIGDDDEDIDDI; encoded by the coding sequence ATGCCGAAGAATAAAGGTAAAGGAGGCAAAAACAGGCGCAgaggcaaaaatgaaaatgaatctgAAAAAAGAGAGTTGGTGTTTAAAGAAGATGGCCAAGAGTATGCGCAGGTGATCAAAATGCTGGGAAATGGACGGTTGGAAGCAATGTGTTTCGATGGTGTGAGAAGGCTATGTCACATCAGAGGAAAGTTGAGAAAAAAGGTTTGGATAAATACATCAGACATTATATTGATTGGTCTGCGAGACTATCAAGATAACAAAGCTGATGTAATCTTGAAGTATAATGCAGATGAAGCGAGAAGTCTGAAGGCATATGGAGAACTTCCAGAACATGCTAAAATCAATGAAACGGACACATTTGGTCCAGGGGATGATGATGAAATCCAGTTTGATGATATTGGAGATGATGATGAAGACATTGATGATATCTAA